The Geothrix sp. genome window below encodes:
- a CDS encoding serine/threonine-protein kinase — translation MLSKDQTLGKYQILDRLGSGGFGAVYLALDTWVNRKVALKVPHQQQDEIVDLLKEPRIMAGLKHPNIVELITVERKNGIFFMVLEYVEGESLDRMIRRERTLAPTRALEMGLDICSAIAFAHGHQILHRDLRPANILVNRDGLAKVTDFGTSRVLEMQHVPFAPTRIGSPPYMAPEHFRGRAVFQSDLWSLGITLYEMLTGTVPFYDADPLKIAQAFTSQQILAPHLRNPIVPKAFSEVVMKALAVNLGERYLSAQAFLEALRRLKDSVARETRPLGTAVLSSSTSGPHPTLRAATQARLCRFCYRQLPRMAMVCPNCGEKN, via the coding sequence GTGCTTTCCAAGGACCAGACCCTGGGCAAATACCAGATCCTGGATCGCCTCGGCTCCGGGGGGTTCGGAGCCGTGTACCTGGCCCTGGACACCTGGGTGAACCGCAAGGTGGCCCTGAAAGTCCCCCACCAGCAGCAGGACGAGATCGTGGACCTGCTGAAGGAACCGCGCATCATGGCGGGTCTGAAGCACCCGAATATCGTCGAGCTCATCACCGTCGAGCGGAAGAACGGGATCTTCTTCATGGTCCTGGAATATGTGGAAGGCGAGAGCCTCGACCGGATGATCCGGCGGGAACGCACCCTCGCGCCGACCCGGGCCTTGGAGATGGGCCTGGACATCTGCAGCGCCATCGCCTTCGCCCATGGCCACCAGATCCTGCACCGGGACCTGCGCCCCGCCAACATCCTGGTGAACCGCGACGGCCTGGCCAAGGTCACCGATTTCGGCACCTCCCGCGTGCTGGAGATGCAGCATGTCCCCTTCGCCCCCACGCGCATCGGCTCTCCGCCCTACATGGCGCCAGAGCATTTCCGCGGCCGGGCCGTGTTCCAGTCCGACCTCTGGTCGCTGGGCATCACCCTCTACGAGATGCTCACGGGCACGGTGCCCTTCTACGACGCGGATCCCCTGAAGATCGCCCAGGCCTTCACCAGCCAGCAGATCCTGGCGCCGCACCTGCGGAATCCCATCGTGCCCAAGGCCTTCTCCGAGGTCGTCATGAAGGCGCTGGCGGTGAACCTCGGCGAGCGCTACCTGTCGGCCCAGGCCTTCCTGGAAGCCCTCCGCCGCCTCAAAGACAGCGTGGCCCGAGAGACCCGCCCCCTGGGCACGGCCGTGCTCTCCTCCAGCACCTCGGGCCCCCATCCCACCCTCCGCGCCGCCACCCAGGCCCGGCTTTGCCGCTTCTGCTACCGGCAGCTGCCCCGCATGGCCATGGTCTGCCCCAACTGCGGGGAGAAGAACTAG
- the dnaX gene encoding DNA polymerase III subunit gamma/tau — protein sequence MSTLALKYRPRLLSDLVGQEGSVKALANALKRAKESGRIHQAYLFAGVRGTGKTSTARILARALNCAEGPTATPCGVCDPCRAAEQPDSSLDIVEIDAASRASVADARALREQVQTRPAFCRYRIYIIDEVHMLSTEAFNALLKVIEEPPPHAIFVLATTELQDVPDTIKSRVQIFPFRLIPVGLIEGRLRHVCEHEGVEVEAGSLRLVAEAGQGSMRDALTILDRVIAAGDGKVLEEAVREQLGIVSAHLVQGVLSALVIGDTAALVEACRELNEQGADWATFWRELVLAFRDRLEAEARAARGPQDLLRWARMLNLLLSRERDLRDSSLPRVVVELALLTAAQLPHLAPLDALVSGAYGAGAPSRPSGPPAGPPPVPSRAPQAAPAPEGPRRPAPAPAASAPPRAPSPAPARPQAAVPMGAPAPPQLRVACSEALRQVPGLRALGTAPQMATDLRWEPPVLHFRFPGNVRQTLQDLEREKTNPHVLAALAAVLPGLRELEISFEGGSSEEAQGDRPEDRLRREPAFQDLLRLSGGEVLEIRRES from the coding sequence ATGAGCACCCTCGCCCTCAAATACCGCCCCCGTCTGCTATCCGACCTTGTGGGACAGGAAGGTAGTGTGAAGGCCCTGGCCAACGCCCTGAAGCGGGCCAAGGAGAGCGGCCGCATCCACCAGGCCTACCTCTTCGCGGGGGTGCGCGGCACGGGCAAGACCAGCACGGCGCGCATCCTGGCCCGGGCCCTGAACTGCGCCGAAGGCCCCACCGCCACGCCCTGCGGGGTCTGCGATCCCTGCCGCGCCGCGGAGCAACCTGACAGCAGCCTGGACATCGTCGAGATCGACGCCGCCAGCCGGGCCTCCGTGGCCGACGCCCGGGCCCTCCGGGAGCAGGTGCAGACGCGGCCGGCCTTCTGCCGCTACCGGATCTACATCATCGACGAAGTGCACATGCTCAGCACCGAGGCCTTCAATGCCCTGCTGAAGGTCATCGAGGAGCCGCCGCCCCACGCCATCTTTGTGCTGGCGACCACGGAACTGCAGGATGTGCCCGACACCATCAAGAGCCGCGTCCAGATCTTCCCGTTCCGCCTGATTCCCGTCGGCCTCATCGAGGGCCGCCTCCGGCATGTCTGCGAGCACGAGGGCGTGGAGGTCGAGGCCGGCAGCCTGCGGCTGGTGGCCGAGGCGGGCCAAGGTTCCATGCGCGATGCGCTGACCATCCTCGACCGCGTCATCGCGGCTGGCGATGGGAAGGTGCTGGAAGAAGCCGTCCGGGAACAACTGGGCATCGTCAGCGCCCATCTGGTGCAGGGCGTCCTGTCGGCCCTGGTCATCGGCGACACGGCGGCCCTGGTGGAGGCCTGCCGCGAGCTGAATGAGCAGGGCGCGGACTGGGCCACCTTCTGGCGCGAGCTGGTGCTGGCCTTTCGCGACCGCCTGGAAGCGGAAGCCCGCGCCGCGCGGGGCCCCCAGGACCTGCTGCGCTGGGCGCGAATGCTGAATCTTCTGCTGAGCCGGGAGCGAGACTTGCGCGACAGCAGCCTGCCCCGCGTGGTGGTGGAGCTGGCCCTCCTCACGGCGGCGCAGCTGCCGCACCTGGCCCCCCTGGATGCCCTCGTCTCCGGCGCCTACGGGGCCGGAGCGCCATCGCGACCTTCGGGCCCGCCCGCCGGGCCGCCGCCGGTCCCTTCCCGGGCCCCCCAGGCCGCGCCGGCGCCTGAGGGGCCTCGCAGGCCCGCACCGGCCCCCGCAGCAAGTGCCCCGCCCCGCGCTCCATCCCCTGCTCCCGCCCGCCCCCAGGCGGCGGTTCCCATGGGGGCACCGGCACCTCCCCAGCTGCGGGTGGCCTGCAGCGAGGCGCTCCGTCAGGTGCCCGGCCTCCGGGCCCTCGGCACGGCGCCCCAGATGGCCACGGATCTGCGCTGGGAGCCGCCGGTGCTGCACTTCCGGTTCCCGGGCAATGTGCGGCAGACCCTCCAGGACCTTGAGCGGGAAAAGACCAATCCCCATGTCTTGGCGGCGCTGGCGGCGGTGCTCCCGGGCCTGAGGGAGCTGGAGATCAGCTTCGAGGGCGGTTCCTCCGAGGAAGCGCAGGGCGACCGGCCCGAGGACCGCCTGCGGCGGGAGCCCGCCTTCCAGGACCTGCTGCGCCTCAGCGGGGGGGAAGTGCTGGAAATCCGGCGCGAGAGCTGA
- a CDS encoding MFS transporter — protein sequence MTDARKSPFAPLRNRIFMAIWIAAMVSNVGTWVQSVGEKWLMAEITRSPLLMSLIETGSTLPMLVLSMPGGAIADIVDRRRLLLVTQAWMLLAAAAMALLSALHLVTPAILITMSLLLGVGAALNAPAWQASVPDLVPKDQIAAGVALNSAGFNVSRAVGPALGGLVVGWLGATWAFALNAVSFVGVLVVLKGWKRTPVTTDLPAERFIAAMKVGLRYTRHRSALQVILLRGGGFVFFGGTIFALLPTLAIHQLNLGSTAFGLLLGCIGTGAVGATLFLPALRERLSPNALLATAILAFAAGLLALSVVNHPLPAGLALLVCGAGWLSVLSTCNTGVQLSVPSWVRARALGVYITVWGGAMAGGAAFWGWVGERWGIHVAFLASGIGMLLLLAATARLKIQALHEPMDMSPHRLQPHAPEPIDPDEGPILTVLEYRIPEERKTAFQEAMREVRRIRIRDGAVRWSLFQDIAPPEPGQLRFVENFLSSSWGEHLRQHHRATVEDRAVFRRAYGLGVEVRPRIRHLLAAWEDHRSILDRILE from the coding sequence GTGACCGACGCCCGAAAGAGCCCCTTCGCCCCCCTTCGGAATCGCATCTTCATGGCGATCTGGATCGCGGCCATGGTCTCGAATGTGGGGACTTGGGTTCAGAGCGTGGGCGAGAAGTGGCTCATGGCGGAGATCACCCGCTCACCGCTGCTCATGAGCCTCATCGAGACCGGCTCCACCCTGCCCATGCTGGTGTTGTCCATGCCCGGCGGCGCCATCGCCGACATCGTGGATCGGCGCCGCCTGCTGCTGGTCACCCAGGCCTGGATGCTGCTGGCGGCCGCGGCCATGGCCCTCCTATCGGCACTGCATCTGGTAACCCCGGCCATCCTCATCACCATGTCCCTGCTGCTGGGCGTGGGCGCCGCGCTCAATGCCCCGGCCTGGCAGGCCTCCGTGCCCGACCTGGTGCCCAAGGACCAGATCGCCGCCGGCGTGGCCCTGAACAGCGCGGGGTTCAATGTGAGCCGGGCCGTCGGCCCCGCCCTGGGAGGCCTCGTGGTGGGCTGGCTGGGTGCGACCTGGGCCTTCGCCCTCAATGCCGTCTCCTTCGTGGGGGTGCTGGTGGTCCTGAAGGGGTGGAAGCGCACGCCCGTCACCACCGACCTCCCCGCCGAGCGCTTCATCGCCGCCATGAAGGTGGGGCTTCGCTACACTCGGCACCGCTCAGCCCTCCAGGTGATCCTGCTCCGGGGCGGCGGGTTCGTGTTCTTCGGCGGGACGATCTTCGCCCTGCTCCCCACCCTGGCCATCCATCAGCTCAACCTTGGGTCCACGGCCTTCGGCCTGCTGCTGGGATGCATCGGGACGGGAGCGGTGGGGGCCACGCTGTTCCTGCCCGCCCTGCGGGAGAGGCTGAGTCCCAACGCCCTTCTCGCGACCGCCATCCTGGCATTCGCGGCTGGCCTGCTGGCTCTCTCCGTCGTGAACCACCCCCTGCCCGCCGGGCTGGCCCTCCTGGTCTGCGGGGCTGGCTGGCTGTCCGTCCTCAGCACCTGCAACACCGGCGTCCAGCTGTCCGTGCCCTCCTGGGTGCGCGCCCGGGCCCTTGGGGTCTATATCACCGTCTGGGGCGGCGCCATGGCAGGCGGCGCGGCCTTCTGGGGTTGGGTGGGCGAGCGGTGGGGGATCCATGTGGCCTTCCTCGCCTCCGGAATCGGCATGCTGCTGTTGCTGGCCGCCACCGCCCGACTGAAGATCCAGGCCCTGCACGAACCCATGGACATGAGCCCGCATCGCCTCCAGCCCCATGCCCCTGAACCCATCGATCCCGACGAGGGGCCCATCCTCACGGTGCTGGAGTACCGGATCCCGGAGGAGCGCAAGACCGCCTTCCAGGAAGCCATGCGGGAGGTCCGCCGCATCCGCATTCGCGACGGGGCCGTGCGCTGGTCGCTGTTCCAGGACATCGCCCCGCCGGAGCCCGGCCAGCTGCGCTTCGTGGAGAATTTCCTCAGTTCCAGCTGGGGAGAGCACCTCCGCCAGCACCACCGGGCCACCGTGGAGGACCGGGCCGTCTTCCGCCGGGCCTATGGGCTGGGGGTCGAAGTGAGGCCCCGAATCCGCCATCTCCTCGCCGCCTGGGAGGACCACCGCTCCATCCTGGACCGCATCTTGGAGTAA
- a CDS encoding MoaD/ThiS family protein — MITVKCFARYRALLGFSELELPVAPTLDDLLADPRFADLPKDALLAVNQSFADRTAPLTEGDEVALMPPVSGG; from the coding sequence ATGATCACGGTGAAATGCTTCGCCCGCTACCGCGCCCTGTTGGGGTTCAGCGAACTCGAACTGCCCGTCGCCCCCACCCTGGATGACCTTCTGGCGGATCCCCGCTTCGCGGACCTGCCCAAGGACGCCCTGCTGGCCGTGAACCAGAGCTTCGCAGACCGCACGGCGCCGCTGACGGAGGGCGACGAGGTGGCCCTGATGCCTCCGGTGTCGGGCGGCTGA
- a CDS encoding translocation/assembly module TamB domain-containing protein: MIWHPTKDAVQRLWGRRWVRRVSYVLVAGATVVTVGPWLATRPAVLRWTISKLDALTREETGLPLTIGQLEIHPILGSIVLRDVHLGGDLLSVRRIEIQADLPSFLAPPYRIFSIRAEQPHLRLTEAGLAPLKLKERPPRTGPLPQVRLDLFSLTGGEIDIPEPLRGIPAARYQFEVKATGQGPNRLRLDVAGPQLSVKGPGGWERGRLDLNGELSETFVLLQEGYLRLGESQVRLSGRLEAKTPKAPERLEGRLGSVLSLAQIARWGGQTRPPLTGSLDVSATVDGTLAAPRWSVIAEGQGLRPANGSFQPGALDLRASGGLQAAKVEHLRWRSSQGELDLQGTWSKKAPPEATLQGRNLDLDAVGRALRLPEFQGVRGTLQAQVKGPREASALSRPDRWQASAQMALTQHGLEAGNLRASLREGRATLDQLRLDLEALKASGTGWATLGSRGLVRLEAEGQVEVGASQVAQALRAWKVVDLDMEGQTRAQAKVRWSRGAGLELDGTTEVSHPRWHGARADELQAKVEIRGSDLRVTDIDLKKDEGRGGGDLWLTWGRTAPGQKQMDMCYTAFRLPVAEGLRAADLKDNEGHDLPITGTGSGWVRLQGPYDHLTMQGAAQVEAGEVYGIKVPAASSDFAMDLETLRLRLQDVRIAERSELLGSPGSEPEGALALTGQADMDLRRWTWKVDLAGRLDSQLMALPGPRIQAQVEARLLGPVTHPFGALDLPEGQVNLSRGRIFFGGRSLEGLEGAFSLERGRMAGRLALEGMSRPLVEVQVRQDGPDLAGSLSLNVSADSARTENLARSLTDDLMEDLSLEVSAQGRWNGRNLLWTGSLNRLAAQFNAFELHQARPSSLRGDANGAEVDIALEGGARKAADPTAQAANLRLTGTVPFSTTAPLALRVQGAANLAHLKSIFDRVMEVDEYSLLSELRIQGLGRFDLLAHGTYPAPLLDGTLSLEKGQTNLRGYQGVEDLQVGLIFKDRTVSIPADRPLRGTLAHGDLQVSGDLTWRLGGLDAYRLKASLANFQLRDVPDGLDLQGTLRATLEGNEEGGLLKGRLRADRLSYQTEVKLADLILRSALSDSGGLVGLDLDDPLERIRLDLDLDLRSPWSFDTNLLKLEGRTEGPFQVLGTLAHPVPKGTMIFQPGGRITNIFPAGDMVVDRGSLVFSESRPLDPVINLQGSVSSIPGYTVNLDIHGTLSNLAIVPSSTPSLRQDEIVAILINPGNVANVGAAGATSGATQGAITSGIASAGSGLISTLAFAPFQEQMRRTLGLDRVNVAVRSTNLGTTETEVTLGKSINLFGQRSAFVVSHKKSGELSITSGQVEWRFGGFILQLGASKGGGTGLNPSGEIRHTWSPK, from the coding sequence ATGATCTGGCACCCCACCAAGGATGCGGTGCAGCGGCTCTGGGGCCGCCGGTGGGTACGCCGGGTGTCCTATGTCCTCGTGGCCGGCGCGACCGTCGTGACCGTGGGCCCCTGGCTCGCCACCCGGCCCGCCGTCCTCCGGTGGACCATCTCCAAGCTCGATGCCCTGACCCGCGAGGAGACCGGGCTCCCGCTCACCATCGGCCAGCTGGAGATCCACCCCATCCTGGGATCCATCGTCCTGCGGGATGTGCACCTCGGAGGGGACCTGCTCAGCGTGCGGCGCATCGAGATCCAGGCGGACCTCCCCTCCTTCCTTGCGCCCCCCTACCGGATCTTCTCCATCCGGGCCGAGCAGCCCCACCTCCGGCTGACGGAAGCGGGCCTGGCCCCCCTCAAGCTCAAGGAGCGCCCGCCACGGACGGGCCCCCTGCCCCAGGTGCGGCTCGACCTCTTCAGCCTCACCGGCGGCGAGATCGACATCCCCGAGCCGCTGCGCGGCATTCCCGCGGCACGCTACCAGTTCGAGGTGAAGGCCACGGGCCAGGGGCCCAACCGCCTGCGCCTGGATGTGGCCGGCCCGCAGCTGTCTGTGAAGGGGCCGGGCGGCTGGGAGCGGGGCCGATTGGATCTGAACGGGGAGCTTTCTGAGACCTTCGTCCTGCTCCAGGAGGGCTACCTCCGCCTAGGCGAAAGCCAGGTGCGGCTGAGCGGGCGCCTGGAGGCCAAGACACCCAAGGCACCCGAGCGGCTGGAAGGCCGTCTCGGCAGTGTCCTCAGCCTGGCCCAGATCGCCCGCTGGGGAGGTCAGACGCGACCGCCCCTGACAGGCAGCCTGGATGTCAGTGCCACCGTCGACGGCACCCTCGCCGCCCCCCGCTGGTCTGTGATCGCGGAAGGCCAAGGGCTCCGGCCGGCGAACGGGAGCTTCCAGCCCGGCGCGCTCGACCTGCGAGCCAGCGGCGGCCTCCAGGCCGCCAAGGTCGAGCATCTGCGCTGGCGGTCCAGCCAGGGAGAGCTGGATCTCCAGGGAACCTGGTCCAAGAAGGCGCCCCCGGAAGCCACCCTCCAGGGACGGAACCTGGATCTGGATGCCGTCGGCCGCGCCCTGCGCCTCCCGGAATTCCAGGGCGTCCGCGGCACGCTGCAGGCCCAGGTCAAGGGACCGCGGGAAGCTTCGGCCCTGAGCCGCCCGGACCGCTGGCAGGCCTCGGCCCAGATGGCCCTGACGCAGCACGGCCTGGAGGCCGGCAACCTGCGGGCCTCCTTGCGGGAGGGCCGGGCCACCCTCGATCAGCTCCGGTTGGACCTCGAAGCACTGAAGGCCTCCGGCACCGGCTGGGCCACCCTCGGGTCCCGCGGTCTGGTGCGTCTGGAGGCGGAAGGCCAGGTGGAGGTGGGCGCCAGCCAGGTAGCCCAGGCCCTGCGCGCCTGGAAAGTGGTGGACCTGGACATGGAGGGCCAGACCCGGGCCCAGGCCAAGGTCCGCTGGAGCCGGGGCGCCGGCCTGGAGCTGGATGGCACCACCGAGGTCTCCCATCCCCGCTGGCACGGGGCGCGGGCGGATGAGCTGCAGGCCAAGGTGGAGATCCGCGGCTCGGACCTTCGTGTCACGGACATCGACCTGAAAAAGGACGAGGGCCGCGGCGGCGGCGATCTCTGGCTCACCTGGGGTCGCACCGCCCCGGGCCAGAAGCAGATGGACATGTGCTACACGGCCTTCCGCCTCCCCGTGGCCGAAGGGCTCAGGGCCGCCGATTTGAAGGACAACGAGGGCCACGACCTCCCCATCACCGGCACCGGCAGCGGCTGGGTGCGCCTCCAGGGCCCCTACGATCACCTCACCATGCAGGGCGCCGCCCAGGTCGAAGCCGGGGAGGTCTACGGGATCAAGGTCCCCGCCGCTTCTTCCGATTTCGCGATGGACCTCGAGACCCTGCGGCTGCGCCTTCAGGATGTCCGCATCGCCGAGCGCTCCGAGCTGCTGGGCAGCCCCGGCTCCGAACCCGAAGGGGCCCTGGCCCTGACCGGCCAGGCCGACATGGACCTCCGCCGGTGGACCTGGAAGGTGGATCTCGCAGGGCGCCTCGATTCCCAGCTGATGGCCCTGCCCGGCCCCCGCATCCAGGCCCAGGTGGAGGCCCGCCTGCTGGGGCCCGTCACCCACCCCTTCGGCGCCCTGGATCTGCCGGAGGGCCAGGTCAACCTGAGCCGGGGCCGCATCTTCTTCGGCGGGCGCAGCCTTGAGGGCCTGGAAGGTGCCTTCAGCCTGGAGCGGGGCCGGATGGCCGGCCGCCTGGCCCTGGAGGGCATGAGCCGTCCGCTGGTGGAGGTCCAGGTCCGGCAGGACGGGCCGGATCTGGCCGGCAGCCTATCGCTGAATGTCTCCGCGGACAGCGCCCGAACCGAGAACCTGGCCCGGAGCCTGACCGACGACCTGATGGAGGATCTGAGCCTCGAGGTCAGCGCCCAGGGGCGCTGGAACGGCCGGAATCTCCTCTGGACCGGATCCCTGAACCGCCTGGCCGCCCAGTTCAATGCCTTCGAACTCCATCAGGCCCGACCCTCCTCCCTTCGCGGGGACGCCAATGGCGCCGAGGTGGACATCGCCCTGGAAGGCGGGGCGCGGAAAGCCGCCGACCCGACGGCCCAGGCCGCCAACCTGCGCCTGACGGGGACCGTGCCCTTCTCGACGACCGCCCCCCTGGCCCTCCGGGTGCAGGGCGCCGCCAACCTCGCCCACCTCAAGTCGATCTTCGACCGGGTGATGGAGGTCGACGAGTACAGCCTGCTGTCCGAGCTGCGGATCCAGGGCCTGGGCCGGTTCGACCTCCTGGCCCATGGGACCTATCCCGCCCCCCTGCTGGACGGCACCCTGTCCCTGGAAAAGGGCCAGACGAACCTGCGGGGCTACCAGGGCGTGGAGGATCTGCAGGTCGGGCTGATCTTCAAAGACCGCACCGTGTCGATTCCCGCGGACCGGCCGCTGCGAGGCACCTTGGCCCACGGGGACCTGCAGGTCTCCGGCGACCTCACCTGGCGGCTCGGCGGCCTGGACGCCTACCGGCTGAAGGCCTCCCTCGCCAACTTTCAGCTCCGGGATGTGCCCGACGGCCTGGATCTCCAGGGCACCCTGCGGGCCACCCTGGAGGGCAATGAGGAGGGAGGCCTGCTCAAGGGCCGCCTCCGGGCCGACCGCCTGAGCTACCAGACCGAGGTGAAGCTGGCCGACCTCATCCTGCGGAGCGCCCTCAGCGACAGCGGTGGCCTGGTGGGCCTGGACCTGGACGATCCCCTGGAGCGCATCCGCCTGGACCTGGACCTCGACCTGCGCAGCCCCTGGAGCTTCGACACCAACCTCCTGAAGCTGGAAGGCCGCACGGAAGGGCCTTTCCAGGTGCTGGGCACCCTGGCGCACCCCGTGCCCAAGGGCACGATGATCTTCCAGCCCGGCGGCCGCATCACCAACATCTTCCCCGCGGGCGACATGGTGGTGGATCGAGGTTCGCTGGTCTTCTCCGAATCACGCCCCCTGGACCCGGTCATCAACCTCCAGGGCAGCGTCAGCTCCATTCCCGGCTACACCGTGAACCTCGACATCCACGGCACCCTGAGCAACCTGGCCATCGTGCCCAGCTCCACCCCCAGCCTCCGGCAGGACGAGATCGTGGCCATCCTCATCAATCCCGGCAATGTGGCCAATGTGGGCGCGGCGGGAGCCACTTCCGGCGCCACCCAGGGCGCCATCACCTCCGGCATCGCCAGCGCCGGTTCCGGCCTCATCTCCACCCTGGCCTTCGCGCCCTTCCAGGAGCAGATGCGGCGGACGCTCGGCCTGGATCGCGTGAATGTGGCGGTGCGCTCCACCAACCTGGGCACCACCGAGACCGAGGTCACCCTGGGCAAGAGCATCAACCTGTTCGGCCAGCGCAGCGCCTTCGTGGTCTCCCACAAGAAGAGCGGCGAGCTGAGCATCACCTCCGGCCAGGTGGAGTGGCGTTTCGGCGGCTTCATTCTGCAGCTGGGCGCCAGCAAGGGCGGTGGCACCGGGCTCAACCCCTCGGGAGAGATCCGCCACACCTGGAGTCCCAAGTAG